A stretch of DNA from Endozoicomonas sp. 8E:
CTTTGGGCAGGCCCGCGATCATGGCCCACTGAGCCAGATTGAGTTCATCGATCGATTTACCGTAATAAACCTGTGCCGCAGCCTCTACTCCGTAGGCGCGGTTACCCAGATAAATTTTATTGAGATAGAGTTCAAAAATTTCGTCTTTGGTCAGTTGCTGTTCAATCTGGATAGCCAGCAGAATCTCATTGAACTTTCTGGAGAAGACCCGTTCGTGAGTCAGGAAAAAGTTCTTGGCCACCTGCATGGTGATCGTGCTGCCTCCTGACTGGATTCGGCCGGTTGAAGCCAGCTGCACAGCAGCTCGCATCAGACCCATGATATCGACGCCGGGATGGTGGTAGAAACGGTCATCTTCAGCTGCCATGAAAGCTTTAATCAGGGGTTCAGGGGCGTCTGCGAAGTGAATAGGTGTTCGACGCATTTCGCCAAATTCTGCGATCAGTTTTTCGTCCTTTGAAAAGACACGCAAAGGCGTCTGCAGGTGAGTATCACGCAGGGTGTCAACTGAGGGCAGCGAAGGGCTCAGATAGAGGTAGGCGCTGGCTGCTATCAGGGTGATGCCGCTGACGGCTGCCAGGCCGCTCCAGAGCAGAAATTTTAAAATTTTTACCGATCGATTCATGCTTGGCTGATGTCCAGTTCTGGCTTGGGGAGGCTGACCGGGAATAGACAGTCTCCTGGCAGTTACAGGAGGGTCATTATAAAGGGAAATGCTCAATTTCCCTAGAATCGGGATCGTTAGTTAATGTAATGTTCATTTTTGTATTGGTTTATCGTGAGAATGATTCTCTGTCCCGAAAGGGTTGAAGGGCGTTCTTGGCTCATTACTCATACAGCTCAGGGCTGTGCCGGATGGACGATGTATTTTGTCATCAATGACAGATAGTTATCGAAAAGGTTTGGGCAAAGTCGGTAAACCGACAGGCCCTGTTTTGGTTATATTGATTGAAAAGTAGCCACGGGAAGGTGCTTGGTGTGATCTGTTTGAAATAAAGTGGATTCGAAAGGTTCCTTTCGTTGCGCATTTGAACGGACTGTTATTAAATAAAATAATAGGGAATTTTTATAACTAAAGCCGCCATGAGAGACAAGCGCCAAAGTATCGATGTCGATCAAACTGGTGCTTCGTGGTGAAAAAAGCAGGAATCGCGTCTGTGTTTGGGCTGTTTAATAATAAAACAAGTGCTGTCCTTGGAGTGGATATCAGTTCGACCTCAGTGAAGGTGCTCGAACTGGGTCGTGGCAGTAAGGGCTACCGAATCGAAGCCTACGGTGAAGAACCTTTGCCACCCGGAACTGTGGTTGAAAATGTCATTCAGGAGCCGGAGGCCGTTGGTGAGGCCATCAGGAGAGCTGTTTCCCGCAGCCGCAGCAGTGTGAAAAATGCTGCAGTGGCTGTTTCCGGTTCAGCTGTCATCACCAAGACCATCGAAATGGATTCCTCTCTGAGTGATGATGAGATGGAAACACAAATCACCGTAGAAGCCGATCAGTATATTCCGTACGCATTAGACGAAGTAGCCATTGATTTTGAAGTCCTTGGGTTGAAGGAAAATAATCCTGAGCGGGCTGAGGTGCTTCTTGCTGCCTGTCGTCGTGATAATGTTGAAATGCGTGAAGAGGCTCTTGGGCTTGGTGGTCTCAAAGCCAAAGTGGTCGATGTCGAGGCATTTGCCATGGAAAGAGTCTATGAACTGGTCAGTGATATGCTGGAGCTTCCAGAGGAAGATCCGGTGGTTGCCATTGTTGACATTGGTGCCAGCAGTACTTCCATCAGTGTGTTGAGTAATGGGCAGACTATTTACACCCGGGAACAATTGTTTGGCGGTCGACAGCTTACTGATGAGATTCAGCGCCGCTATGGTCTCAGTCCTGAAGAAGCGGAAAAATCCAAACGTGAAGGGGGGATTTCAGACGATTTTGAACCTGAAGTGCTGGAGCCTTTCAAAGAGGCGGTTGTGCAGCAGGTTTCCCGATCCCTGCAGTTTTTTTATTCCTCCAGTCAATACAATGATGTGGATGCCATTTTGATGGCCGGAGGAACATCTTCTATTCCAGGCCTTGCTGCTCTGGTTCAGGACAAGCTTGGAACACAGGCATTATTGGCCAATCCGTTCGCCAGAATGGCGCTCTCTCCAAAAGTGGACGCCAGTAAATTAACTGGCAGCGCTCCGGCTTTGATGATCGCCTGTGGATTAGCCATGAGGAGTTTTGACTGATGGCAAGGATTAACCTTCTCCCCTGGCGTGAACAACTGCGAGAAGAACGCAAAAAACGCTTTATCGCAGCCTGGCTGATGACCATATTGGCCGGTGGCGCCATGATTTTCATGGCAGATATCTACACCGGAAATGCCATCAGTCACCAGCAAAGCAGGAATCAGTATCTTCAGAATAAAATTGTTGAACTCGACAAAAGCATTGCCGAAATCAAAGGCCTCAGAGAGAAGCGAGCCCAGCTTCTGGAGCGTATGGAGGTCATACAGAATTTACAGGGCAACCGTCCTATCATTGTTCGGGTGTTTGATCAGCTGGCCCGACTGATCCCTGACGGGGTGCACTTCAAGAGCCTTCAGTTTCAGGGAGATACTCTCAAGCTGGTGGGGGTCGCTGAGTCGAATAATCGTATTTCCAGCTTGATGCGCAATTTTGATTCCTCTGAGTGGTTTTCCGATCCTAATCTGACAGCTGTACGCAAGGTGACCCTTGGCGGAGAACGGATGAATGAATTTGATCTGACTGTGATTCGAACATCGCCTGAGAAAGAAGTGGGAGACGAATCATGAGTTTCGCAGATTCTTTAAAAAAACTGAATGAGCTGGATCTGGCAGAACTGGATCTGGAAAATGTCGGTGGCTGGCCACTACCTGTCAGGGTTATTGCCTGCCTGCTGACTCTGGGGCTGGTGCTTTTTCTGGGTTATCAATTGCACTTGAGTAATCTTCAGAAAACTTACGGTACGGTCATTGCAGAAGAGAGAGAGTTAAAAGATCAATTCAGAATCAAGGCTTTCCAGGCTGCGAATCTCGATTCTTACCGGGGTCAGATGGAACAGATGGAGGCTTCCTTCGGTGCTCTGGTAAAACAGTTACCGAGCGACACCGAAGTGCCCGGATTATTGGAAGATATTACTTTCACCGGTCGTGGTGCTGGTCTGACGTTTGAAACCATCAAGTTGCAGCCTGAAAAAGCCACAGAGTTTTATATTGAGCTTCCTATCAGTATCTCAGTCGGTGGTAACTACCACGATATTGGCAATTTTGTCAGTGGTGTGGCCAGTCTTTCACGAATTGTGACGCTTCATGACTTTTCTATCACGCCGGAAAAAAATGGGCAGATGTTGAAAATGGAGATTCTGGCCAGAACTTATCGCTATAACGACAGGGAGTCTCAGTAATGAAGTGTTTACAAAGACTTCTGATTGTCTGTGCGGGAGGTGCGTTGTTGGGTTGTTCTGGAAACAGTGGTTTCAGTGATCTTGACCAGTATATGGCTGAGATGAGGTCCAAGCCTTCCGGAAGAATTGAACCGCTGCCAACCTTTACTCCCTATGAGGCATTTACTTACAGTGCTTCTGGTTTAAGAAGTCCCTTTGAGCCACCGATCAAGTTGAAAGCCTCTGACCGGGCGCTCAGCAGTAATGTCAAACCTGACAACGGTCGGTCCAGACAATACCTGGAGCAGTTCGATATCGAAACCTTTGCTCTGGTGGGGTCTATCAGCAACGACGATGGGCTTTGGGGACTGATTCGTGGTGACGACGGCATCCACCGTGTCAGGTTGGGTGATTATCTGGGTAAAAACCACGGTCGAATCACTTACATCGATGACAGTGAACTGCGAATTATCGAAATAGTGCCTGCGGGCTCTGACGTCTGGATTGAAAGACCCAGAAGTATGAGGCTGGATCTTGGCCAACCCTGATCGTTAAACATATGTTTCAAGGACAGTCCGATCAGTTTCGAAATGGATTTCCCGCTTTGCCATGCATACCTCACAGATCACGTCTTTATTTGACGTGGCGGGACAAAGGTATGGCTCTCGTTGCAGTGCCCGTTGTAATACTTGCTGTGATAAGAGCTCCTGTGGCTGATATGACAAGGTAGGCGACATCGCTTTAGGAAACTGGATTTTTCTGATGTCATGCCGATTAGAACAACAATTCTAAAAATGCTAAGTGGGTTCACTAGATGAATAATAAGCCCGTGTTGAAAGCCAGCGCAGTACGAATGCTGCTGTATATGGTGTTGGCGTGGTTGCCGCTTTCTGTCTGGGGTATAACACTCAAGAAAATGGATGCTGGCACCCTGCCGGGTGATATCGTAGAGCTGCGTCTGATGTTCGATGGCCCTGCACCTGAGGCCAAGGGGTACACGATAGAGCAGCCTCCCAGGATTTCTTTGGATTTACCGTTCACTCGCAGCGATCTGCCCAAATATAACGAAGTTGGATTTCAGAACACAGAGAGTGTCACAGTGCTTGAGGCTGGGGGCAGAACCCGGCTTGTTGTTAATTTGAAAACAGCCGCCGGTTTTACCACTAAAGCAGACGGTAATGTGCTCTATGTTTATGTGGGCGCAGAAGGTTCTAATACTCGTTCAGTTCTTCCAACAGTAGCCAGTTCTGGTGCGCCTTTGGCTGATCCTGCCAGCCAGGGTATTACCCATATTGATTTCCAGAGGGGGGAAGAAGGAGAGGGTAATGTTGTTATTACGCTCGCAGATCCCAACATTCCAATGGATATGAATGAGCTGGGTGGTCGCATTCGTCTTGAGTTTCAGGGGAATGTTCTGCCAGGCCGGTTACGTAACCGTTTGGACGTCATTGATTTCGCTACTCCCGTAAAATTCATTGATGCCAAGGTCGAGGACGGGAATGCAGTGGTCGTTATCGAGCCCAAGGGGGATTACAGCTACCTTGCTTATCAGGCAGATAACACACTGACAGTCAGTGTTAAGCCGGTATCCGATAAAGATTATGGTCGTGACCGGAAAGGTCTGGCCTATAAGGGAGACAAGCTGTCCCTCAACTTTCAGGATATCGAAGTGCGCGCTGTTCTTCAGTTGATTGCTGACTTTACCGATCTGAACCTGGTGGCCTCAGATACGGTCAGCGGTAACGTGACACTGCGTCTGCAGAATGTGCCCTGGGATCAGGCTCTGGACATCGTTCTCAAATCAAAAGGTCTGGACAAGCGACTTGAAGGTAATGTCCTGACTGTGGCTCCAGCCGAAGAGATTGCAGCCAGAGAGCGTCAGCAACTGGAGAATGACAAGCAGATTCGTGAGCTGGCGCCTGTTTATACCGATCTGATTCAGATTAATTACGCAGATGCAGAAGAGATTGCGACGGTTCTTGCCGGTGAAGGCGAAGAGACCAGTCTGCTGACTGAGCGTGGTTCGGTTCAGGTGGTGGCTCGTACTAACAGTCTTCTGGTTAAGGATACCCAGGAAAAGCTGGATGAACTGCGTGCGCTGATTCAACGTCTCGATATCCCTGTCAGACAGGTGATGATCGAGGCGAGGATTGTCAATATGAACTCCAACTTCACCCGTGATCTGGGGGTAAAGTGGGGAGGCGCGACAGACTTTGATCGTTCAGCCAATCGGGATGTAGCTGTCGGTGGTCAGGGGACTCAGGCGACTATCGTCGATGGTGTGCCAACTGTTCAATTGCCAGACAACGCTCCCTTTCTAGATTTTGGAGTGGCTGGAGAAAACGCTGCAACGTTGGCGATTGGTTTTGCAACCAACAGTACTCTGCTGAATCTTGAGCTTTCAGCCATTCTGTCAGATGGTGGTGGTGAAACGGTTTCTCAGCCAAAAGTGATAACCGCTGACAAGACTAAAGCAGTGATCAAGTCGGGTAAGGAAATTCCTTACGAAGAGAAAACATCCAGTGGTGCGACCTCTGTAGCTTTCAAGGATGCGGTTCTGTCTCTCGAAGTGACTCCGCAGATCACGCCAGAGGGCAGTATTATTATGGATGTGACGGTTACCAATGACTCTCAGGGTGCTGACGCGCCTAATGGTGTTCCTACCATCAATAAGAATGAAGTGAATACTCAGGTGTTGGTCAGAGATGGTGAAACAGTTGTTCTGGGTGGAGTATTTACTCAGGAGAAAAAGAAAGGGGCAGTTAAGGTGCCAGTGTTGGGCGATATTCCTTATGTTGGAAGATTGTTTAGAAAAGACACCAATTCAGATGTCAAAACCGAGCTGATGATTTTCATTACACCCAGAGTGGTCAACGATAATATTACCCTGCGTTAATTCCCGCATCCCGGTTGGTTCAGGCCTACCGGGATCACTTCCTAAAAATGCCCTATAACGGAATCCGCAATGGTAGAGGAATCTTGTTATGGATGGCCGCTCCAGTCAGCTGTAAGACTCTGATTATTACCAGTGGGTTCAACAACAGAAAAGGCTTCTGGAAAATCGTCAGTTTGATCAGCTTGACCTGGATAATCTCATTGAGGAAGTTGAGGAGATGGGTAGAAGTGAGCGAAACAGCTTTGAGTCCAGTCTGATCATCCTGCTGCTCCATCTGCTCAAATATGACTATCAGCTCAGGGTTCTGAAAGACCCCTGGGTTCGGGATAAAGTGATCTACATCTGGTTGCCCAGTAAGACTAACCCAAGGATTGAGATTAAGACACTGCTCAGAAAAAGTCCTCATTTGAACAAGATCAAGAATGAAATATTGGTTGAAGCGTATTCCTATGCAAGAAAAGATGCTGTACAAGAGTTGAATAAGTAGATTCGTTCAGAAGGCAATAGTTTGGACAAGAACAGCTTTCCACAGGAGTGTCCCTGGTCATTTGATCCGGTGATGGAGCTAAACTGGTTGCCCTGAGTCAAGCTCTGTATTCATCTAACAAAAAACGGGAGTGAAAGCTCCCGTTTTTTGTTGTCAGCATGACTCAGGATGCGCTAGGCTCAGCCTCACACGCAGGCAGGAAGTCAGGCTAACAAAGACAATGCCATTGAGAAATATATATCTGGTAGGCCCTATGGGGGCCGGTAAAAGTACGATCGGGCGGATGTTGGCCAAAGAACTGGGGCTGCCATTTTTCGATTCAGATCATGAGGTTGAGGCACGCAGTGGTGCTGAAATTCCCTGGATTTTTGATGTTGAGGGCGAAGAGGGCTTTCGGCAGCGTGAAATACAGGTAATACAGGATCTCTGTTCCAGGCAGGGTATTGTTCTTGCCACGGGTGGTGGGGCTGTGACCAGACTGGAAAATCGCCAGCAGCTGGGTACCAGCGGAGTGGTTGTCTTCCTCAAGGCATCAGTAGCAGCACAATTGGTCAGAACCGAGAAAGACAAAAAAAGGCCCCTGTTACAAAGGCCTGATCGTGAGCAAGTGCTGACTCAGCTGTTGAATGAGAGAGCGCCGCTCTATTCCTGTATTGCCGATATCGAGCTGGATACAGAGTTGCTATCACCCAAAGCACTGATCAATGAAATCATCCGAACCGTTGGCAAGTTGCCATAAGCCAGAAAGAAGCCTTCGGATCAGTTAATCGATATAAGGTTTTTTAGAAAAAGAGAGAGACGTTTGATGCAAGAGTCGAACATCCTTGAACTGAACGTGGATCTGGGTGAGAGAAGCTATCCCATTTTTATCGGTTCAGGCCTTTATGCGGGTGCTGCCAGACCCGAGTTGCTCCAGCCCTATATCAAAGGGCAGCAAGTGGCTGTTGTCACTAACGAAACGATTGCTCCTCTCTATCTGGATAGGGTGCGCAGCCTGCTTGATGGCTTTGACCTGACAGAAGTCATTCTTCCTGATGGAGAAGCGTTCAAGAATCTTAACACTCTTGAGAAAGTTTTTGATGGCTTGCTTGAAGCTCGTCATACCCGCAAAACCACATTGATCGCTCTGGGTGGTGGTGTGGTGGGTGATATGACAGGTTTTGCAGCCGCCGCGTACCAGCGCGGTGTTGATTTTATTCAGATTCCAACCACTCTGCTGTCCCAGGTAGATTCTTCTGTTGGTGGGAAAACCGGTGTCAATCATTCTATGGGCAAAAATATGATTGGTGCTTTCCATCAACCCAATGTTGTCCTGATTGATACGGACTCTTTGAATACACTCCCTGACCGTGAGTTTTCTGCTGGCGTTGCCGAAGTGATCAAGTACGGTCTGATATGTGATGAGTCCTTCTATCAGTGGCTGCAGGCAAATATTGAACGAATCATGGCAAGGGATCAGCAGGCGCTGACTTACGCGATCCATCGTTCCTGTTCTGACAAAGCCTGGGTGGTGGCGGAGGATGAAAAAGAGTCCGGACTCAGAGCTATTTTAAATCTGGGTCATACCTTTGGTCATGCTATTGAAACACATACTGGCTATGGCGAATGGTTGCATGGCGAGGCCGTCGCTGTTGGTATGGTGATGGCTGCTGAGCTCTCCTGCCGACTGGGTCGGATTGCCAGAGGAGAAGTACAGGGGATTTTGGCTATTCTAAAGGCTGCAAATCTGCCTGTAGAGACTCCTGAGGGTATGTCACCCGATCGCTTTATTGAACTGATGTCCGTTGATAAGAAAGTGCTGGATGGAAAATTGAGGCTGGTGCTTTTAGAGCAGATCGGTAAAGCCTTTGTGACAGAACGGTTTGACCGAGGTGTGCTTGATAAGATGCTGAGTGAGGTGTGCAGGATATAGAGCTTATTGCTTATTGTTCTTTTTATGTATTTGTGATTGAGGGGTTGGCTGTGTAAAATGGTCAACCCCTTGTCTTTTGTGACGAGGTTAAATGTCTGCAACTTCGACCTATTTTTCGTGAAGTGGTAGTTAAGGGTATACTCTTTTTTTTGTACTCTTTTTTGAATTAAAATCCATAAAAATGAATTAATATTCCTTGAGTGTGGTTACCCCCGCAGCAAAGCCGTCGTAGCACGAGCCAGAAATGCAGCCAGCATCACAGTATGAAGACCGCAGGGGGGTGGAGAGCTGCATTGTCATAGGATAAAGCGCCTTGGCAAAACGAGAATAATGATCGTCCTGGAGCCTGACTGGGAATAGAACAGTCCTGCTTCCAGAGTGACAGAAGTTTCAAGGCATATAATAACTTACGATGAGAGAGTGCTTATGAAAGCAGGTCTGTATAATCCCGGGGAGTTCAGGGATAACTGTGGTTTCGGGCTTATAGCACACATGGAAGGAGAGAAAAGTCATAATCTCTTGACAACTGCGATAGAAGCACTTACCTGCATGACGCACCGGGGTGGTATTGCCGCAGATGGAAAAACAGGCGATGGTTGTGGTTTATTAATTCAGACGCCTGATACCTTCTTCCGCACTGTTGTTAAAGAGCAATTGGGTAAAGATCTTCCAGCCAGGTACGCTGTTGGGATGCTATTCCTCAGTCAGGATGAAACGGTAGCCGATCATGCCAGGAAAAAACTCGAAGCTGAGCTGGAAAAGAAAAAACTGGTAGTGATTGGATGGCGAAAAGTACCCGTCAATAGTGACTGTCTTGGCCCTATTGCCTTAGATCAGCTACCCGTTATTGAACAGGTGTTTGTAGGGTCTCAGGTTGAGTTGGATGAAGAAGAGTTTTCAGCCCGGCTCTATATGGCACGGCGCTTCACCAATATGGCGCTTGAGCAGGATCAGGACTTTTATATCTGCTCCCTGTCGACTCAGGTAGTGACCTACAAAGGTCTGATGATGCCAGTAGATCTGGCTAACTTTTATCAGGATCTGGGTGATCCCCGGTTCGAAACTGCGATCTGCGTATTCCATCAGCGCTTCTCCACAAATACCATGCCTCGCTGGAAGTTGGCCCAGCCTTTCCGTCTGCTGGCTCATAATGGTGAAATTAACACCATCACCGGTAACAGAAACTGGTCACAGGCTCGTCGAAACAAATTTAAATCAGAGCTGCTGCCTGACCTGGATCAGATCTATCCTCTGGTCAACCGAACTGGCTCCGATTCGTCAAGCCTCGACAACATGCTTGAAATTCTGGTAACCGGTGGTGTTGACCTGTACCGGGCTATCCGTATGCTGGTTCCGCCTGCCTGGCAGAATGTTGATACCATGGATCCTGGTCTCAGGGCTTTTTATGAATACAACTCCATGCACATGGAGCCCTGGGATGGTCCTGCAGGTCTGGTTATTACCGACGGTCGTCGTGCGGTTTGTGCACTGGATCGTAATGGTTTGCGTCCTTCCCGCTGGGTCATTACGAAAAACGGGTATCTGACCGTTGCCTCTGAAGTGGGTGTTTACGATTACCAGCCTGAAGATGTGGTGGCAAAAGGTCGTGTTGGTCCGGGTGAAGTTCTGGCCATTGATGTTGAGTCAGGAGAATTGCATCAGGCTCATGATATCGATGAGCAGCTGAAGACTCGCCAGCCCTACAAAAAGTGGTTGAAGCAGAACTCTTATCGTATCCGTTCCCGTTTCAGAGATGAAGATCACAAGATCGAGCATCTGGATTCAGAGCTTCTGAAGGTTCATCAGAAGATGTTCTCGGTCACCTTTGAAGAGCGTGATCAGGTGATTCGTCCTCTGGCTGAGAGTGGGCAGGAAGCTGTAGGCTCAATGGGTGACGATACACCAATGGCGGTTTTGTCGGGTCGTGTGCGTTCTGTGTATGACTTCTTCAGGCAGCAGTTTGCCCAGGTTACCAATCCCCCTATCGATCCTTTGCGTGAAGCGATAGTGATGTCTCTGGAAACTTGCCTGGGACGTGAGAAGAATATATTTGAAGAGACGCCTGAGCATGCGGGCCGTGTGGTACTCAAATCGCCAGTGCTGTCGACAACCAAATTCCTGAATCTGATCAATGCTCATCACCAGCATGATGATCTTGATGTGCTTTACATCGACATCAATTACAAGCCTGAAGAAGGCTTAAAGTCCGCCATTGAGCGTATTTGTGATGAGGCTGAGCAGGCTGTGAGAGACGGCAAGGCTCTGATTCATCTGAGCGATCGCAATATCAGTGACAACAAGCTGCCGGTACATGCAGCCATGGCTACAGGTGCTGTCCATCACAGACTGATTGATACGGGCCTGCGTTCCGATGCTAATATTCTGGTTGAAACGGCAACAGCCAGAGATTCTCATCAGTTTGCGGTACTGCTGGGCTTTGGTGCTACGGCAATTTATCCTTATCTGTCCTATGAAATTATTCATGACCAGATTCGCTCCGGGGAGATTCTCGCAGACCCACTGGATGCCTACAAAGCTTACCGTAAGGGTATCGATAAAGGTCTTTTGAAGATTCTCTCCAAGATGGGTATCTCCACCATTGCTTCCTATCGTGCTGCGCAGCTGTTCGAAGCCATTGGTCTGTCTTCTGAAGTTGTTGACCTTTGTTTCAAAGGGGTTCAGAGCCGTATTGAAGGAGCCGGTTTTGAAGCGATTCAGCAAGATCAGCAGTTGCTTTCCGAGACTGCCTGGAAGAAGAGAAAGCCCATCCAGCAGGGCGGTCTGCTTAAATACGTGCATGACAGTGAGTATCACGCGTTCAATCCTGATGTCGTTCAGCAGCTTCAAAAAGCCGTTTCTACGGGTGATTACGAAGAGTTTCGTCGTTACTCCAAGCTGGTTAACGAAAGACCGGTTGCCACCCTGCGTGATCTGATGGGCCTTAAAACTGCCGATCAGGCTCTTGCTATTGATGAAGTTGAACCTGCTACCGACATTCTCAAGCGATTCGACTCCGCCGCTATGAGTCTTGGTGCTCTGTCTCCGGAAGCCCATGAAGCTCTGGCTGAAGCGATGAACCGTCTGGGTGGTCGTTCCAACTCGGGAGAAGGAGGGGAGGATGAAGCACGCTTTGGCACTAACCGGGTTTCCAAAATAAAGCAGATTGCTTCTGGCCGTTTTGGTGTAACGCCCCATTATCTGGTTAATGCGGATGTCTTGCAGATTAAAGTAGCGCAGGGAGCCAAGCCGGGTGAAGGGGGGCAGCTGCCGGGTGGCAAGGTGAACAAACTGATTGCCAGACTGCGTTATTCAGTACCCGGTGTGACACTGATTTCACCTCCACCGCACCATGATATTTATTCGATTGAGGATCTGGCTCAGCTGATCTTCGACTTGAAGCAGGTGAACCCTGATGCGCTGGTTTCCGTAAAACTGGTATCAGAGCCGGGTGTTGGCACCATCGCTGCGGGTGTTGCCAAGGCTTATGCTGACCTGATTACCATCTCGGGCTATGACGGTGGTACTGCTGCTAGTCCGCTGACGTCTATCAGGTATGCCGGTTCTCCCTGGGAACTGGGTCTGACAGAGGCTCATCAGGCGCTAAGAGCAAATGATTTGCGTGGAAAGGTCCGTCTTCAGACAGATGGTGGTATCAAAACAGGTCTGGATGTCGTTAAAGCGGCCATTCTGGGTGCTGAAAGTTACGGTTTTGGTACAACACCCATGGTTGCCATGGGTTGTAAGTACCTGAGAATCTGCCATCTGAATAACTGTGCAACCGGTGTTGCAACCCAGGATCAGCATCTCAGGGAAAATCACTTCATCGGCACGGTTGAGATGATCATGAACTTCTTCACTTTTGTGGCTGAAGAAGTGCGTGAATGGCTGTCTGTGCTGGGTGCTAAAAGCCTTGAAGAGGTCATTGGCCGTACAGAGTTGCTGGAACTTCTTCCCGGTGACACTGACAAGCAAAAAGGCCTCGATCTGACGCCGATTGTTCGCAACGATCTGATTCCTGAAGATAAGCCCCATACCTGTCAGGTTGAACGTAACCCTTCTTATGACAAGGGTGAGCTGGCAGAGGCTATGGTTGAAGCCTGTCTGGCAGGCATCGAAAGTGGTGAGGGAGGCGAGTTTGAGTTCACGGTGAGTAACTGTGACCGCTCAATCGGTGCGAGATT
This window harbors:
- the gltB gene encoding glutamate synthase large subunit, with the translated sequence MKAGLYNPGEFRDNCGFGLIAHMEGEKSHNLLTTAIEALTCMTHRGGIAADGKTGDGCGLLIQTPDTFFRTVVKEQLGKDLPARYAVGMLFLSQDETVADHARKKLEAELEKKKLVVIGWRKVPVNSDCLGPIALDQLPVIEQVFVGSQVELDEEEFSARLYMARRFTNMALEQDQDFYICSLSTQVVTYKGLMMPVDLANFYQDLGDPRFETAICVFHQRFSTNTMPRWKLAQPFRLLAHNGEINTITGNRNWSQARRNKFKSELLPDLDQIYPLVNRTGSDSSSLDNMLEILVTGGVDLYRAIRMLVPPAWQNVDTMDPGLRAFYEYNSMHMEPWDGPAGLVITDGRRAVCALDRNGLRPSRWVITKNGYLTVASEVGVYDYQPEDVVAKGRVGPGEVLAIDVESGELHQAHDIDEQLKTRQPYKKWLKQNSYRIRSRFRDEDHKIEHLDSELLKVHQKMFSVTFEERDQVIRPLAESGQEAVGSMGDDTPMAVLSGRVRSVYDFFRQQFAQVTNPPIDPLREAIVMSLETCLGREKNIFEETPEHAGRVVLKSPVLSTTKFLNLINAHHQHDDLDVLYIDINYKPEEGLKSAIERICDEAEQAVRDGKALIHLSDRNISDNKLPVHAAMATGAVHHRLIDTGLRSDANILVETATARDSHQFAVLLGFGATAIYPYLSYEIIHDQIRSGEILADPLDAYKAYRKGIDKGLLKILSKMGISTIASYRAAQLFEAIGLSSEVVDLCFKGVQSRIEGAGFEAIQQDQQLLSETAWKKRKPIQQGGLLKYVHDSEYHAFNPDVVQQLQKAVSTGDYEEFRRYSKLVNERPVATLRDLMGLKTADQALAIDEVEPATDILKRFDSAAMSLGALSPEAHEALAEAMNRLGGRSNSGEGGEDEARFGTNRVSKIKQIASGRFGVTPHYLVNADVLQIKVAQGAKPGEGGQLPGGKVNKLIARLRYSVPGVTLISPPPHHDIYSIEDLAQLIFDLKQVNPDALVSVKLVSEPGVGTIAAGVAKAYADLITISGYDGGTAASPLTSIRYAGSPWELGLTEAHQALRANDLRGKVRLQTDGGIKTGLDVVKAAILGAESYGFGTTPMVAMGCKYLRICHLNNCATGVATQDQHLRENHFIGTVEMIMNFFTFVAEEVREWLSVLGAKSLEEVIGRTELLELLPGDTDKQKGLDLTPIVRNDLIPEDKPHTCQVERNPSYDKGELAEAMVEACLAGIESGEGGEFEFTVSNCDRSIGARLSGEIAKRHGNQGMADSPVKLNLKGTAGQSFGVWNAGGLDMHLEGDANDYVGKGMTGGNLIIRPPRGSAFNSNETSIIGNTSLYGATGGRLLAAGRAGERLGVRNSGATAIVEGAGDHCCEYMTGGLVVVLGETGHNFGAGMTGGFAYVLDLKRNFVDRYNHELVDIHRIDTESMEDYQSHLMGLLDEYVKETGSEWGRELQEEFYDYRGRFWLVKPKAASLDSLLASTRGRPE